TTGTGGGGCTGGGAGAAATCCGCTGTATGCTGCCCTAAACTTACTGCACGGGGAGGCCCTGCATTGCGCTTCTTTTCAATTTCAAAGGTTTTTGCCAGGAATGAGGGGTCACCGGCCTTCTCCGATATTCGACGCACGTTGCTGGAGTGGCCTCGTTGGCTTACCCTAGGCTGGTATGATTTTCGGACACAAAATAGCCGAACCATTCTGGGGCCCTTCTGGAACACGGTATCGACAGCATTATGGGTGTTAGGCCTAGTGCTCGTCTTCCGGCCGCACATGCTGGCTGCCGATTCAGCCTATCCAGTATATGTGGCTGGCGGGATAGTAGTCTGGAACCTGTTATCGTCTGCCCTTTCGGGTGGTTCCAAGGTGTTTGTGAGTAGAGCGGGAGTCATTAGAAACATCAACGCACCGATGATGAGTCACATCCTGCACTATGTCATGCTTCTGAACTGCAGGGCCATATTTCAGCTGCCGGTGGTCGCTGTAGCGTTCATGCTCCAGAATGAGCCCAACTTCGCAGTGGCATGGATGGCCGTGCCGGGATACGCGCTCGTGGTCTTGGCGGTCATACCCCTCACCTTGATCACTGCGATTACGGGGGCACGTTTCCGTGATCTGTCGAATCTAATTTCATCTACGATGCGTTTTCTGTTCTTCATGTCCCCTGTGTTCTGGCAGCCGAATGGGAGCAACTGGAGGACATCACTCGCCCTCGTTAACCCCCTAACCTATTTTCTTGAGGTCGTTCGGTCCCCTCTTCTCGGTGTATACCCGTCGGGCTTGTCCTGGCTCGTGGTCCTGTCAGTTGCAGCAGTGGCGTGGCTGGTTGGAATTGGAGCGCTCAATCGCTTTAGAAACGACATCGTATTCTGGCTCTAGATGGGTTGCTGTGCACTCTTATGAGGGGGTCTGGCTGTGATTTCACTGCGGAATGTGACACTGCAGTTTCCGGTCTACGCCAAGAAGCGCGGCGCGACCGGGCGACCAGGCCGGGCCAGCGTCGGTGGTGAGATCTCGCACTGTGGGACTGGAGGAACTCGAGTAATTGCTCTCGATGGCATTACAATTGATATCCCGTCTGGCGCTAGAGTGGCCGTGATAGGGCACAACGGCGCCGGCAAGAGCTCACTTCTTAGACTCATTGCCGGAATATACCAGCCCTCTTCGGGGGACTGCAGAGTCGACGGCAAGGTGTCAACGCTGTTCTCGACGTCGCTGGGCATGAACCAGGATGCTACTGGGTACGAGAACATCTACAGGGCTGGGCTGATGCTTGGCCTACGTCACGACGAGATAGTCCGTGTACTACCAGAGATCATAGAACTATGTGATTTAGGGAGCTTCATCGACATGCCCTTCCGTACGTACTCGTCAGGGATGCGAATGCGCCTCGGCTTTGCCATAGCCACCAGCATGGAGCCAGACATCCTGCTGATTGACGAGGTGTTCGGTGCGGGTGACCGAAGCTTTATGGAAAAGGCCAAAGAGCGATTCTCCAACATGATGTCCAAGGCTCGAACGGTGGTGATGGTCTCGCACTCGGAATCTCTGGCCAAGCGGTTCTGTGACAGGGGTCTGTGGCTTGAGAAAGGCAGGCTGCGGATGTACGGTGACCTTGATGAAGTATTGAACGCCTACAGGGAGCACATGAGGAGATAACAGCTGGTACGCGGAGACGTGAACGAGGAGGGGGCATTTTTGTGCTTGACGTGCGGTTAAAGTTCACTACGCTAGCCAGCAATGAGGCAGATCTGGCCAAGGAGTACTGGCGAGGGCCACATGTGCACCCTACGGATTTTAGGGAAGGCGTTCCGACGTTCTACTCCGAGATGATCGCACAGGTGATTTTCCAACTCCAAGCGACATCGATCTTCGAGTTTGGCTGTAACGCTGGTCGCAACCTGGTCACGATCAGACGACTTCATCAACTGAATGAGAAGCCGGTTCCTCGCCTGGCTGGGTGCGATATCAACCCACATGCTGTGGAGTACGGGCGGACCAAATGGGGACTCGATATCCAGGTTGGTGACGAGACGCTCCTAGAGGAAATTCCTCGGGACAGCTTTGATGTCAGTATTACGGTATCGGTACTCGACCATCTACCGGATTTCACAGGGACGCTC
The Symbiobacterium terraclitae genome window above contains:
- a CDS encoding ABC transporter permease: MGSWSPSGLWGWEKSAVCCPKLTARGGPALRFFSISKVFARNEGSPAFSDIRRTLLEWPRWLTLGWYDFRTQNSRTILGPFWNTVSTALWVLGLVLVFRPHMLAADSAYPVYVAGGIVVWNLLSSALSGGSKVFVSRAGVIRNINAPMMSHILHYVMLLNCRAIFQLPVVAVAFMLQNEPNFAVAWMAVPGYALVVLAVIPLTLITAITGARFRDLSNLISSTMRFLFFMSPVFWQPNGSNWRTSLALVNPLTYFLEVVRSPLLGVYPSGLSWLVVLSVAAVAWLVGIGALNRFRNDIVFWL
- a CDS encoding ABC transporter ATP-binding protein — encoded protein: MISLRNVTLQFPVYAKKRGATGRPGRASVGGEISHCGTGGTRVIALDGITIDIPSGARVAVIGHNGAGKSSLLRLIAGIYQPSSGDCRVDGKVSTLFSTSLGMNQDATGYENIYRAGLMLGLRHDEIVRVLPEIIELCDLGSFIDMPFRTYSSGMRMRLGFAIATSMEPDILLIDEVFGAGDRSFMEKAKERFSNMMSKARTVVMVSHSESLAKRFCDRGLWLEKGRLRMYGDLDEVLNAYREHMRR